From Actinomyces sp. oral taxon 171 str. F0337, one genomic window encodes:
- a CDS encoding glycosyltransferase family 2 protein: MTTSNATQTGDPTPVSPVTDTWLVIPLYNEATVVREVISQARKIFPYVVVVDDGSKDASAQEAAAAGAVVVRHPVNLGQGAALQTGFSYVLEKTNADYIVTFDADGQHSTTDAAAMVAAARDEGLAVVLGSRFLEGPSPVGWLKRVVLRTAAAVSSHTSGMRLTDAHNGLRVIRRDVLAQLDLKQNRMAHASEIIREIGATGMPWREFPVHIVYTDYSRSKGQSLWNSVNILVDLLFT, encoded by the coding sequence GTGACTACCTCCAACGCAACGCAGACCGGGGACCCCACCCCGGTGTCCCCGGTCACCGACACCTGGCTCGTCATTCCCTTGTACAACGAGGCGACCGTCGTGCGCGAGGTCATCTCCCAGGCTCGCAAGATCTTCCCTTACGTCGTCGTCGTCGACGACGGCTCCAAGGACGCCTCGGCCCAAGAGGCTGCAGCCGCGGGGGCCGTCGTCGTGCGCCACCCGGTCAACCTGGGTCAGGGAGCAGCGCTGCAGACGGGCTTCTCCTACGTCCTGGAGAAGACCAACGCCGACTACATCGTCACTTTCGACGCCGACGGCCAGCACTCCACCACGGACGCCGCCGCCATGGTCGCGGCGGCGCGCGATGAGGGGCTCGCCGTCGTCCTCGGCTCACGCTTCCTTGAGGGCCCCTCCCCGGTGGGCTGGCTCAAACGGGTCGTCCTGCGCACGGCGGCGGCCGTCAGCTCGCACACCTCCGGCATGCGTCTGACCGATGCCCACAACGGCCTGCGGGTGATCCGCCGCGACGTCCTGGCGCAGCTCGACCTCAAGCAGAACCGGATGGCGCACGCCAGCGAGATCATTCGCGAGATCGGCGCCACCGGCATGCCCTGGCGCGAGTTCCCGGTACACATCGTCTACACCGACTACTCCCGCTCCAAGGGCCAGTCCCTGTGGAACTCGGTCAACATCCTGGTCGACCTGCTCTTCACCTGA